Below is a genomic region from Marinobacter salarius.
TCAGGGCAAACAACGCGTTACCCAAAGCGGGTATCACCGGAGGTACACCGGGCTCCCCCACACCGGTGGGCGATTCATCGCTATCGATGATATCCACCACCACCTCGGGCCGCTGATCATGACGCATGAGCGGGTAATCGTGGAAATTGCTTTGCTGGACCTGTCCGCCTTCCAGGGTAATGTTGCCGTAGAGCGCTGCCGTGAGGCCAAAGATAATACCGCCCTCGATCTGGTCGCGAACAATGTCCGGATTGACCACCTGGCCGCAATCCACAGCACAGTACACCCTGTGCACCCGGATTTCCCCGAACTCAACGCTGGCCTCAACCACCTGGGCCACATAGGTGCCAAAACTGCGGAACAGGGCAACGCCACGGGCCCGTCCTTCGGGTGCGGCGCTGTCCCATTGGGCAAGTTGGGCAGCCCTGTCCAGCACGCCCAGGTGTCTTGGTTCGTGATCAATCAATGAGCGCCGGAACCGGTACGGGTCCTGACCAACTTCATGGGCCAGTTCATCCATAAAGGTTTCAACGGCAAAGCCGTTGTGAGAGAAGCCCACGGACCGCCACCAGGACACTGGCACCCCTGGATCTGTGTGCGTATGACGTATGTCGAGATTCGGCACCCGATACGGATATTCTATGGCACCTTCAATGGCGGAGTGATCTTTCGGAGTCGCGATACCCTCGGCCATCAGCCCGACGCGCCCCAGAGTGCCGTACAGGAATTTCGGAGCCCAGGGGTACTGGGCTGGCGCAGCATTGCGTACGTACCAGTCCAGGATCTGCGGGCCAACAATCTGATGGTGCCAGCCAGTGACCTGATCACGGCTAACACTGGCCCGCATCCGGTGCAACATGGCCGGTCGATAAACATCGTGACGGGTATCTTCTTCCCGCGACCAGATCAGCTTGACCGGTTCGCGTACGCGGTAGGCGACAGACGCCGCTTCCTCGATGTAATCATTGGTCAGGCGGCGCCCAAAACCACCGCCGAGGAAGGTGGTATGAATGGTCACTTCATCAGGCGAGAGGTCCGTCACCCTCGCAGCCGCGATCCGGCCAAGATCGGGTGCCTGGGTCGGTGCCCAGACTTCAATGGCGCCGTCCCGATACCACGCCGTAGCGTTCATCGGCTCCAACGTCGCATGGGCCAGGTAAGGCTGCTCGTAGCTGGCCTCCACCACGCGTTCCGCACCTTGTTGTGCGTCGTCATAATCACCTTCGCTGCGCTCGCTTTCCCCCGGGTCTTCATCAGCGGCTTTGTGGTACGAGGAGAACACCTGATCGGAGGACACATCCAACGCGCCGTCGTTATCCCATTCGATCGTCAGGGCGTCCTGAGCCTTACGGGCCCGCCAGTATTTATTTGCCACAACCGCCACGCCACGCTCTATCTCGAACACGTCCAGAACGCCCGGCAACCGGCGAGCAGCGGTATCATCGTATGATTTTACCCGGGCGCCATAGCTCGCAGGGCGGGACACCACCGCGTAAACCATGCCTTCCAGTTCGACATCAATGCCGTAGATTGGCGCGCCGGTGGACTTGGCTTCGGCATCCAGGCGTCCCCGTTCCTTGCCGATGTACCTCCACTCCTCACGGGGTTTGAGTGACGGAGCCTCCGGCACCGTATGCTTCGCTGCCAGTTCCACTAGCCGACCGTAAGCCAGGCTGTCGCGTCCGTTCGGATGGACCACCCTGCCTTCGGCCGCCCGGCATTCAGCGGGGCTGACTTCCCAGACACTGGCTGCGGCAGCAACCAGCATCATGCGGGCAGAGGCTCCCGCCACCCGTAGCGGCTGCCAACTGGTCGCCAGACTGGTGCTGCCGCCGGTCAATTGCAGTTTGTAGAGGGGATTCCGGTATTCCGGGGCCGCAGGGGCAAATTGCAGTTTGATGGAGGCTGGCGCCACCCCGAGCTCTTCCGCAATGAGGGTGGTCAGGCCAGTGTAGGTTCCCTGCCCCATCTCAACGCGCGCCAGCGTGAAATAAACCTGATCATCGGTCGTCAGCTCCAGCCAGGCGTCAGGTTTCCAGCTACCATCCTGCTCACCATAATCGGTCTGGATGCCAGCGCAGCCCGGAAGCGACAGGGACAGGACCAGCCCGCCAGAGGAGCCTGCGGTTACCTTCAGGAAATCGCGTCGATTCATGGACATATTACCCTTGCCCCCGATCAGGACGGGCTGCGTCATCACCAACCACGGACTCAACCGCCGCGACAATGCGGGAATAGGTACCGCAACGGCAGAGATTTCCGCTTACGGCGGCAACAATATCATCGCGGGAGGGAGCTTCGTTGTGCTGCAACAAATGCGCCGCACTCATAATCTGGCCAGACTGGCAATAGCCGCACTGGGGCACACCATGTTCGACCCATGCCTTTTGCAAAGGATGCAGGTTTCCATCTTGCGACAGACCTTCGATGGTTGTCACATCCCCACCGTCAGCCAATTCAACCGGGGTGGAACAGGAACGCACCGGATGCCCGTTCAGGTGCACGGTACAGGCGCCGCAGAGCCCCATGCCGCATCCAAATTTGGTACCTTTCAGTCCGAGTTCATCGCGAATCACCCATAGCAGCGGGGTATCGCTGTCTACGTCGAGCATCCGCTCCCGGCCATTTACGGTAAGGCTCACGGCCATGGTTGTTCTCTCCCCTGCTGCCCGGAACCCTGGCCCCGGCTGAGTTTTATTATTATGAACGCTGAGCGTCCTTATTTGATGACGTCGTTGCCGTCCTTGTCGGTCCAGATTTTCCGTTCGCCGGCTTCCATTTTACCCTCGGAGTCCCAAACCTCGCGGTCCGTTGTTGCCTCTTCCACCTTGCCGTTGTCATTCCAGATGACCCGGTCTTTACACCCGGCCAGTGCCGCTACCATAAAAAGTACCAACATCAGTTGCTTCACACTTACCTCCGAACCGATCTTGTCGGCGTTGGGTGAATAGTCAGGATCCGTGAATCTCACGGTTACGCTGTTTGTCGCGGTCGCCCTTGCGGACCATGACATAGACGGCACCGGTGCCGCCATGGCGCTTCTGGGCCGAATGAAACGCCAGCACATCTTCCAACTCTGGCAGCCATTTGGCCAGATGGCTCTTGAGCTGGGCGATACCGTCCGGGTTACGCTCTCCCTTGCCGTGGAGAATAATGACGGATCGAAGTCCATAGCGCACGCAATCATTAATGAAACCAAACACGTCCCGACGCGCTTCTTCAACAGTCATTCGATGCAGGTCCAGGCGCGCTTCAATCGGGTACTGCCCCAGACGGAGCTTACGGAATACGCCATGCTGCACACCGGGCCGCTGCCAACAGAGAACATCGTGCGCTGTCAGAGGCTCAACCATATCCGCCGTCAGTGGATTGCGATCCCTGTGCGGCTGATCTATGGCGGACCGCTGCCGCTCAAGGTGCCCTGGGGTCAAATCCTTTGGGGCTTTAACATCGGCTTTGTTCGGCTTCCGGATACGGCGGACATCCTTCATCTCCTCCAGGAAGCTCAGGCGCTCATCTTTGGTTGTCATGGCGATATCATTTACGGTCGAAGTTGCATGGACTTTACCACCCGGCTCACCCATCATAAAGGAGGCCCCTCGCCCTACCCACTGCCAGGCCGGGGCTGGCCCGCGCTCA
It encodes:
- a CDS encoding xanthine dehydrogenase family protein molybdopterin-binding subunit; protein product: MNRRDFLKVTAGSSGGLVLSLSLPGCAGIQTDYGEQDGSWKPDAWLELTTDDQVYFTLARVEMGQGTYTGLTTLIAEELGVAPASIKLQFAPAAPEYRNPLYKLQLTGGSTSLATSWQPLRVAGASARMMLVAAAASVWEVSPAECRAAEGRVVHPNGRDSLAYGRLVELAAKHTVPEAPSLKPREEWRYIGKERGRLDAEAKSTGAPIYGIDVELEGMVYAVVSRPASYGARVKSYDDTAARRLPGVLDVFEIERGVAVVANKYWRARKAQDALTIEWDNDGALDVSSDQVFSSYHKAADEDPGESERSEGDYDDAQQGAERVVEASYEQPYLAHATLEPMNATAWYRDGAIEVWAPTQAPDLGRIAAARVTDLSPDEVTIHTTFLGGGFGRRLTNDYIEEAASVAYRVREPVKLIWSREEDTRHDVYRPAMLHRMRASVSRDQVTGWHHQIVGPQILDWYVRNAAPAQYPWAPKFLYGTLGRVGLMAEGIATPKDHSAIEGAIEYPYRVPNLDIRHTHTDPGVPVSWWRSVGFSHNGFAVETFMDELAHEVGQDPYRFRRSLIDHEPRHLGVLDRAAQLAQWDSAAPEGRARGVALFRSFGTYVAQVVEASVEFGEIRVHRVYCAVDCGQVVNPDIVRDQIEGGIIFGLTAALYGNITLEGGQVQQSNFHDYPLMRHDQRPEVVVDIIDSDESPTGVGEPGVPPVIPALGNALFALSGKRQRSLPLKASV
- a CDS encoding (2Fe-2S)-binding protein gives rise to the protein MAVSLTVNGRERMLDVDSDTPLLWVIRDELGLKGTKFGCGMGLCGACTVHLNGHPVRSCSTPVELADGGDVTTIEGLSQDGNLHPLQKAWVEHGVPQCGYCQSGQIMSAAHLLQHNEAPSRDDIVAAVSGNLCRCGTYSRIVAAVESVVGDDAARPDRGQG
- the smrA gene encoding DNA endonuclease SmrA; amino-acid sequence: MTTKDERLSFLEEMKDVRRIRKPNKADVKAPKDLTPGHLERQRSAIDQPHRDRNPLTADMVEPLTAHDVLCWQRPGVQHGVFRKLRLGQYPIEARLDLHRMTVEEARRDVFGFINDCVRYGLRSVIILHGKGERNPDGIAQLKSHLAKWLPELEDVLAFHSAQKRHGGTGAVYVMVRKGDRDKQRNREIHGS